The sequence AACTCCTCCTCGACCCTTCAGCTGTGGGAGCTCGGCCGTGGTGTGAGCGGCTGACGGCTCTCCTCATCCGGGGCCAGGGACGGCTGCCCCGGGATCCCGGGGCCAGGACGGTGGCCCCGGGATGACGGAACCGACGACAAAGGCACATGCAGTGAACATGCGCAACCAGTGGCCGGTCCTGCCCATCGTGGCGGGACTGGCCTCCGGCCTGTTGACCGGCTGCGGCTCGGGGAGCGGTGATTCCGGGGGTACCGGCTCCTCCGTGGTGATGGGGATGTCCGACGACGTCCTCGCCACGGACCCGGCCTCCGGCTACGACCCCGGCTCCTGGCTGTTGTTCGACAACGTCTTCCAGTCGCTGCTCAGTTTCCCGAAGGGAGGGACCGAACCCCAGCCCGAACTGGCCAAGCAGTGCACCTTCACCGACAGCCGGGCCATGGTCTACCAGTGCGAACTGAAGGACGGCCTGAAGTTCAGCAACGGTGACGCGCTGACCTCCGAGGACGTGAAGTTCTCCTTCGACCGCATGCTGAAGATCAACGACCCCTCGGGGCCCGCGATCATGTTCCCGATGCTCGGCTCCGTCGACACCCCGAACGCGAAGACCGTGGTCTTCCGCCTGAAGGTCCCCGACGCCACCTTCCCCAGCAAGCTCGCCTCCGGCGCCGGCTCCATCGTGGACCACCGCCAGTACGACGCGAGCGGGCTGCGCAAGGACGGCAAGGCCGTCGGCTCCGGACCCTACAAGCTGGACTCCTTCGACGGGGACCAGGCGGTCTTCTCGGTCAACGGCAACTACAAGGGCACCGCCGAGGTCAAGAACTCCGGCGTCACCATGAAGTTCTTCCACGGCGACCGCGCCGCCCTGAAGAAGGCCCTCCTCGACAGCAAGATCGACATCGCCTACCGAGGCCTGTCCGCCTCCGACATCGCCGGTCTCGACCAGCAGGGCGGTAGCAAGGGCGTGAACGTCATCGAGGGCAGCAGCGCCGAGGTCCAGCACCTCGTCTTCAACATGAAGGACCCGGTCGCCGGAAAGCTCGGCGTCCGCAAGGCCATGGCCTACCTCCTCGACCGCGACGCCCTGATCAAGAACGTGTAC comes from Streptomyces sp. FXJ1.172 and encodes:
- a CDS encoding ABC transporter substrate-binding protein codes for the protein MNMRNQWPVLPIVAGLASGLLTGCGSGSGDSGGTGSSVVMGMSDDVLATDPASGYDPGSWLLFDNVFQSLLSFPKGGTEPQPELAKQCTFTDSRAMVYQCELKDGLKFSNGDALTSEDVKFSFDRMLKINDPSGPAIMFPMLGSVDTPNAKTVVFRLKVPDATFPSKLASGAGSIVDHRQYDASGLRKDGKAVGSGPYKLDSFDGDQAVFSVNGNYKGTAEVKNSGVTMKFFHGDRAALKKALLDSKIDIAYRGLSASDIAGLDQQGGSKGVNVIEGSSAEVQHLVFNMKDPVAGKLGVRKAMAYLLDRDALIKNVYQGTATPLYSIIPAGIVGHNTAFFDTYGARPSQAKAAAALRADGITGKAKLTLWSTPSRYGPATDEELKAIAGQLNASGLFDADVKSVAFDQYEKDIAAGKYGVYVKGWVPDYPDADNFTAPFFGKGNVLDNNYSNRTITGSLIPDTAAQSDRAATDKDFGRLQDIVAAELPVLPVWQAKQYAVARDGVYGLEYCLDASTVFRFWELSKG